The genomic interval GTCTTTGTAGCCTCTTGTATTCCTAGTACTAAATGCCAACGTTCTCCTATGAATATTCTATTGCCTGAGCCCGGTTAAAGGTGAGCCGAGCCAACAGTGTGAATGGGTTGGGGAAGAGAGCTGAAGGGGAAATGAACATTTTGAGGTGtgggagaggggcgggggaggaaAGTAACTGACCCTTAACTTGACAGCTATGTACaacacactgggccctccactCCCTTTGCTCCGGGGATCAATGCCTTTTATATATTTGGTAGCTTAAGCGGTTTCTCCTCCTTTATGAGGGGGTCacagggtggggagggaagaCGCATCCTTCATTGACAATGATAAATTATGTGATTTGTCATGCGCTTGGATTGTTATTAGTATTATAATAATTactataaatattaataataaattattgtCAGCATGATTTCTTCTTCCGAGACTTTCCTCGCCCAATATTTACAAATACCGCACAGTGCCTCGGCGAAGGATAAACAGTAAGGATAGGGTggataaggaaagaaggaagaggaaaaagaggccAGAGGAAAGTGGAGCTGAAGGATGGAGGGGGAAGCGAGGATGGCAGAGATGccgaggagggagaaggagagagaaggggagctgGACAATCAGGAAAGTACCACCGTTTGCAAAAGGCCCTCGCCAGGTGTGTCCAAACAGGAGGAGGCTGTGTGTGCtccgtggggactgggggcagcagGCGGAGGAGGACAGGGGCCCTGGCTCGGGAGGCTTGGGGGAGAAGAGGCGGCGTCAGCATTGGAGGGGGCGAAGAAGGCCGAGTCCCGGGGCTGCCTCTCCAGCCGGGTTTCTCTTGCCTGGGCTGGggcctggcccccagcccttggcagCCCCCTGCCTCCGCAGCCGCTGCTGCAGTGATCCCGCTCATATTCCTCCTGAGCCCTCTGCATCTTCCgcttcttcatcctcctcttgTGGATGTGGAAGGTGGACAGGGACAGCACGATGAGGCAGAAGATGAGGGTGACCAGCACAATCAGCACCAGCGTGGAGGAGAAGGACTGGAAGAGCTGCTGTCCCACCTGCGTGATGCAGGTGCCGCCCGGGCCGCGAGTGCTCGCGTTGCGGCCGCCACTGGCGCTGGGGGCGGCCAAGGTCCGGTTGAGGAGGCAGGGCGGCAGCGCCAGCCTCAGCTCCTTGGGCGCCCGGGCACTCATGGGCGCTGGGCTGGGAGGCTGAGCCCTCCTGGCTTCCTCTGCCGGGCGAGGTTCCCACCAGCCAAGAAAGGACGAGCCGGCGCCACCCAAACTACTTCCTGGTGCGGGAGGGGAGCTGCGGGAAGGCCTGGAGATAGTGCGGGCAGGCCGGGAGGTCCGCTCCAGCCCACAGGGGACAGGGAAAGGGGCAGGGACTTGTCCGCAACCTCTTCCGAGGCACCAGGCTGCAAGAGAACAGGCTCAGTTAGGATCCTGAGCTCCGCTGCCTCTGCAGCGCGGGGCCCGCCTCCCCGcaaccccaggacccccacctgcagcccagcttgcAGAGCCGCCTGCTCAGGCTCAGGAAGCTTTTGATCCAGCACGGCGGGGAAGCAGATTACTCAGCAGATAACGCAGCCTCTGGGCACCTTCCACAACTTTCTAATTGCAACGGACATGCAGCCTCCA from Erinaceus europaeus chromosome 20, mEriEur2.1, whole genome shotgun sequence carries:
- the C20H11orf87 gene encoding uncharacterized protein C11orf87 homolog; translated protein: MSARAPKELRLALPPCLLNRTLAAPSASGGRNASTRGPGGTCITQVGQQLFQSFSSTLVLIVLVTLIFCLIVLSLSTFHIHKRRMKKRKMQRAQEEYERDHCSSGCGGRGLPRAGGQAPAQARETRLERQPRDSAFFAPSNADAASSPPSLPSQGPCPPPPAAPSPHGAHTASSCLDTPGEGLLQTVVLS